One Leopardus geoffroyi isolate Oge1 chromosome C1, O.geoffroyi_Oge1_pat1.0, whole genome shotgun sequence DNA segment encodes these proteins:
- the ANP32E gene encoding acidic leucine-rich nuclear phosphoprotein 32 family member E isoform X1 translates to MEMKKRINLELRNRAPEEVTELVLDNCLCVNGEIEGLNDTFKKLEFLSMANVELSSLARLPSLNKLRKLELSDNIISGGLEVLAEKCPNLTYLNLSGNKIKDLSTVEALQNLKNLKSLDLFNCEITNLEDYRESIFELLQQITYLDGFDQDDNEAPDSEEEDDEDGDEDDEDEEEDEAGPPEGYEEEEEDEEEEEEEEEEEEAGSELGEGEEEVGLSYLMKEEIQDEEDDDDYVEEGEEEEEDEEEGLRGEKRKRDAEDDGDEEDD, encoded by the exons aTGGAGATGAAGAAGAGGATTAACCTGGAGTTAAGGAACAGAGCCCCGGAGGAG GTGACAGAATTAGTCCTTGATAATTGCCTATGTGTCAATGGGGAAATTGAGGGCCTgaatgatacttttaaaaaactagagTTTCTGAGTATGGCTAATGTGGAACTAAGTTCACTGGCCCGGCTGCCCAGCTTAAATAAACTTCGAAAG TTGGAACTCAGTGACAATATAATTTCGGGAGGCTTGGAAGTCCTGGCAGAGAAATGTCCAAATCTTACCTACCTCAATCTGAgtggaaacaaaatcaaagatcTCAGTACAGTAGAAGCTCTG caaaatcttaaaaatttgaaaagcctTGACTTGTTTAATTGTGAGATCACAAACCTGGAGGATTACAGAGAAAGTATTTTTGAACTGCTGCAGCAAATCACTTACCTAGATGGATTTGACCAGGATGATAACGAGGCACCGGACTCAGAAGAAGAGGACGATGAGG acggAGATGAAGATGACGAAGATGAAGAGGAAGATGAAGCTGGTCCACCAGAAGGctatgaggaggaggaggaggacgaggaggaggaggaagaggaggaggaggaggaggaggcaggctcAGAactgggagagggagaagaggaagtggGCCTCTCCTacttaatgaaagaagaaatccag gatgaagaagatgatgatgactATGttgaagaaggggaagaagaggaagaagatg
- the ANP32E gene encoding acidic leucine-rich nuclear phosphoprotein 32 family member E isoform X2 — translation MEMKKRINLELRNRAPEEVTELVLDNCLCVNGEIEGLNDTFKKLEFLSMANVELSSLARLPSLNKLRKLELSDNIISGGLEVLAEKCPNLTYLNLSGNKIKDLSTVEALTEMKMTKMKRKMKLVHQKAMRRRRRTRRRRKRRRRRRRQAQNWEREKRKWASPT, via the exons aTGGAGATGAAGAAGAGGATTAACCTGGAGTTAAGGAACAGAGCCCCGGAGGAG GTGACAGAATTAGTCCTTGATAATTGCCTATGTGTCAATGGGGAAATTGAGGGCCTgaatgatacttttaaaaaactagagTTTCTGAGTATGGCTAATGTGGAACTAAGTTCACTGGCCCGGCTGCCCAGCTTAAATAAACTTCGAAAG TTGGAACTCAGTGACAATATAATTTCGGGAGGCTTGGAAGTCCTGGCAGAGAAATGTCCAAATCTTACCTACCTCAATCTGAgtggaaacaaaatcaaagatcTCAGTACAGTAGAAGCTCTG acggAGATGAAGATGACGAAGATGAAGAGGAAGATGAAGCTGGTCCACCAGAAGGctatgaggaggaggaggaggacgaggaggaggaggaagaggaggaggaggaggaggaggcaggctcAGAactgggagagggagaagaggaagtggGCCTCTCCTacttaa